In Kaistella faecalis, a genomic segment contains:
- a CDS encoding restriction endonuclease, whose product MKAGFLRKQKGIWTVTAEGEKAMALGPEKFLYTATKLYREWDGKRKAVDTIENDLGNGSEEDTIQLQKSLLSQYEEEAYNGIRDYICSKNPYEFQDLVAELLKVMGYYISEVAKRGPDGGIDIIAYTDPLGTRHPRIIVQVKHRTNDAVSSDEVQKLAGTLKRNTDVGIFVTSGTFSKPAIKEARDSREHIELIDFERLVSLWQSYYDKLEDPQKTYLPLHPIYFVGE is encoded by the coding sequence ATGAAAGCCGGTTTTCTGCGCAAACAAAAAGGGATCTGGACGGTTACAGCAGAAGGGGAAAAAGCAATGGCACTGGGACCCGAAAAGTTCCTGTATACCGCTACAAAACTGTACCGGGAGTGGGATGGAAAACGTAAAGCTGTGGATACAATTGAAAATGATCTTGGGAACGGAAGTGAAGAAGATACCATTCAACTGCAGAAATCACTTCTGAGTCAGTATGAAGAAGAAGCCTATAACGGAATCCGTGATTATATCTGCTCCAAAAACCCTTATGAATTTCAGGATTTAGTCGCCGAACTGTTGAAAGTGATGGGTTATTATATTTCAGAAGTGGCAAAAAGAGGACCTGATGGTGGTATCGATATTATAGCTTACACCGATCCTTTAGGAACAAGACATCCAAGAATTATCGTACAGGTGAAACACCGTACTAACGATGCTGTCTCAAGTGATGAAGTGCAGAAACTGGCTGGAACTTTAAAAAGAAATACCGATGTCGGAATATTTGTGACCTCTGGGACATTTTCTAAACCGGCAATAAAAGAAGCCCGTGATTCCAGAGAGCATATTGAACTGATTGATTTTGAAAGACTGGTATCGCTCTGGCAGTCCTACTATGATAAATTGGAAGATCCACAAAAGACCTATTTACCTTTGCATCCCATTTATTTTGTAGGGGAATGA
- a CDS encoding KAP family P-loop NTPase fold protein — MWKDSETNLDLLNFDYLVEVTKDIIENEDLSPCTIGVYGDWGSGKSSLVEMILKSYDGNDDFLCIKFNGWLFEDYEDAKTALLGTIIDKIKEKRKLSAKAKAGVKKLLENINYLDLASKGLKYGTDFFLTGGLGTIADITINQIASKLKSAGQEVNDEEIKKVLEGTFSKEETRKNLREFQNDFEELLKETKIKKLVVFIDELDRCNHDTILETLEAIRLFLFTKGSSFIIGADERQVMYAVGKRFPEVKGNHLDIGKEYLEKMIQYPIKIPQLGVQEMEFYITSLFLQEAFEKEYSEIITFLKEKREEDFIRFEITYELIKNKFEEINDNKLKDVLSISKQLSSVLSNRLNGNPRHCKRFLNSLSMRMKMAKFKKVTLDKKVLAKLMLIEYFQDDVFKKIGELQANENGKPLEIKLIEEDRWEDVETLKLWKDDTWLKNWINSEPRLSDIDLQNYFYFTRESLQATFYKSSFALSTEGENILERLQGGSDSLRSEAIKKSQNVSDFEATEILKTIFNIIQSSSTIDTQLFKSFLEWSKTRASLYSDCLSKLTTLPSQSIKISFIPTVFDFGKKIDKLHEVQELAKKWSQENPKLKKAIEEELK, encoded by the coding sequence ATGTGGAAAGACAGCGAAACTAATTTAGACCTATTAAACTTTGATTATCTAGTTGAAGTTACAAAAGATATAATTGAAAATGAAGATTTGTCTCCCTGCACAATTGGGGTGTATGGAGATTGGGGAAGTGGAAAATCTAGTTTGGTAGAGATGATTTTAAAATCCTATGATGGTAATGATGATTTTTTATGTATAAAATTTAATGGTTGGTTGTTTGAAGATTATGAAGATGCTAAAACAGCTCTTTTGGGAACAATCATAGATAAAATCAAAGAGAAAAGAAAACTTTCTGCAAAAGCTAAGGCTGGAGTTAAGAAGCTTTTGGAGAATATAAATTATCTCGATTTAGCAAGTAAAGGTCTAAAATACGGAACTGATTTTTTTCTAACTGGTGGATTAGGAACAATAGCGGATATAACAATAAATCAAATTGCTTCAAAATTAAAATCAGCAGGTCAAGAAGTTAATGATGAAGAAATAAAAAAAGTTCTTGAAGGAACTTTTTCAAAAGAAGAAACGAGAAAAAATTTAAGAGAGTTTCAAAATGACTTTGAAGAATTACTCAAAGAAACCAAAATTAAAAAACTAGTTGTGTTTATTGATGAACTTGACAGATGTAATCACGATACAATTCTTGAAACTCTTGAAGCTATAAGACTGTTTTTGTTTACAAAAGGAAGTTCATTTATAATAGGTGCGGATGAAAGGCAAGTAATGTATGCTGTGGGTAAAAGATTCCCTGAAGTTAAAGGAAATCATTTAGATATTGGTAAAGAGTATCTTGAGAAGATGATACAGTATCCTATAAAAATTCCACAACTTGGCGTTCAAGAAATGGAATTCTATATTACTTCCTTATTTCTTCAAGAAGCTTTTGAAAAAGAATATTCTGAAATTATAACTTTTCTAAAAGAAAAAAGAGAAGAGGATTTTATTAGGTTCGAGATTACTTATGAATTAATTAAGAATAAGTTTGAAGAAATTAATGATAACAAGCTAAAAGATGTTTTATCAATTTCTAAGCAACTTTCATCTGTACTATCTAATAGATTAAATGGAAATCCAAGACATTGTAAAAGATTTCTTAATTCTTTATCTATGAGGATGAAGATGGCTAAATTTAAGAAGGTAACATTAGATAAAAAGGTTCTAGCAAAATTAATGTTAATAGAGTATTTTCAAGATGATGTCTTTAAAAAAATTGGAGAGCTCCAAGCTAATGAAAATGGAAAGCCTTTAGAAATTAAGTTAATTGAAGAAGATAGGTGGGAAGATGTAGAAACGTTAAAACTATGGAAGGATGATACATGGTTAAAAAATTGGATTAATTCGGAACCAAGATTATCTGATATTGATTTACAAAACTATTTTTATTTTACAAGAGAAAGCTTACAAGCAACTTTTTATAAATCATCTTTTGCTCTTAGTACAGAAGGCGAAAATATTTTGGAAAGATTACAAGGAGGTTCTGACTCTTTAAGAAGTGAGGCAATTAAAAAATCTCAAAATGTTAGTGATTTCGAAGCAACAGAGATTCTAAAGACAATATTTAATATCATACAGTCATCATCAACCATAGATACACAATTATTCAAGTCTTTCTTAGAGTGGTCAAAAACAAGAGCTTCACTCTATTCTGACTGCTTGTCTAAACTTACTACACTTCCATCTCAATCTATTAAAATTAGTTTTATTCCCACTGTTTTTGACTTTGGAAAAAAGATAGATAAATTACATGAGGTACAAGAACTAGCTAAAAAATGGAGCCAAGAGAACCCTAAATTAAAAAAAGCAATTGAAGAAGAATTAAAATAA
- the qatC gene encoding Qat anti-phage system QueC-like protein QatC, with protein MKEFIFKLNTDDTFTVDSAVEVDLTSKADYNHTFFNLLRPLYRMPSFFQNEALDLWYISLMVYYVDRKVLRSGTFDNWTREVKLYIPVLEVDKWNQNKDLLIEMISYLSGDIWDFEFRKRDLNEKETKISGNITQRYISSKYTPDCFCMLSGGLDSFIGAIDLLKESKNIAFIGHYGGGKGVKPFQDKVAFLLKDKFGLQDEQFFNFNATPIGGIEDTTRTRSFMFFMHAIILASCMNKDIDLYIPENGLISLNIPLTNSRLGSSSTRTTHPYYLKMFQDLLVKLGVKIKLKNPYQFLTKGEMLSNCKELDFIKEHYKETMSCSHPDQVRWVKGSFKPKHCGTCLPCTIRRASVLYAFESDITEYRDLDYENRKANIELRSYKIGLLDYTENNTGFTIQMSGKIDEQLDEYEDLYKRGMEELATFINTKNE; from the coding sequence ATGAAAGAATTTATATTTAAACTAAATACTGATGATACATTCACAGTAGACTCAGCAGTTGAGGTGGATTTGACTTCAAAGGCAGATTATAATCATACTTTTTTTAATTTATTAAGACCACTTTATCGCATGCCAAGCTTTTTTCAAAATGAGGCATTAGATTTATGGTATATCTCTTTAATGGTGTACTATGTTGATAGGAAGGTTTTAAGGAGTGGAACTTTTGACAATTGGACTAGAGAAGTAAAACTTTACATTCCAGTATTAGAAGTTGATAAATGGAATCAAAATAAGGATTTGCTTATAGAAATGATTTCCTACTTAAGTGGTGATATTTGGGATTTTGAATTTAGAAAAAGAGACTTAAATGAAAAAGAGACTAAAATATCTGGAAATATTACTCAAAGATATATATCAAGTAAATATACTCCTGATTGCTTTTGTATGCTATCTGGGGGGTTAGATTCATTTATTGGTGCAATAGACCTATTAAAAGAAAGTAAAAACATTGCATTTATTGGACATTACGGAGGAGGAAAAGGGGTAAAACCTTTCCAAGATAAAGTTGCTTTTCTATTAAAGGATAAATTTGGATTACAAGATGAGCAATTTTTCAATTTTAATGCAACACCAATTGGAGGAATTGAAGATACAACTAGAACACGTTCATTTATGTTTTTTATGCATGCTATTATTTTAGCATCCTGCATGAATAAAGATATTGATTTGTATATTCCTGAAAATGGATTAATATCTTTAAACATCCCTCTTACCAATTCTAGATTAGGCAGTAGTAGCACAAGAACAACACATCCCTATTATCTAAAAATGTTTCAGGATTTATTAGTAAAACTTGGTGTAAAAATAAAATTAAAAAATCCTTATCAGTTTTTGACTAAAGGAGAAATGTTATCAAACTGTAAGGAATTAGATTTTATTAAGGAGCATTACAAAGAAACAATGTCTTGTTCACATCCAGATCAAGTCAGATGGGTCAAAGGTAGTTTTAAGCCTAAACATTGTGGTACGTGTTTGCCTTGTACTATTAGAAGAGCATCAGTTTTATACGCATTTGAGAGTGATATCACAGAATACAGAGATCTTGATTATGAAAATAGAAAAGCAAACATAGAGCTAAGATCTTATAAGATTGGGCTTTTAGACTACACTGAAAATAATACAGGATTTACAATTCAAATGTCTGGAAAAATTGATGAGC